A genomic region of Oenanthe melanoleuca isolate GR-GAL-2019-014 chromosome 25, OMel1.0, whole genome shotgun sequence contains the following coding sequences:
- the LOC130263353 gene encoding nascent polypeptide-associated complex subunit alpha, muscle-specific form-like: protein MSPLSPGCHRCPQGDVTSVPKAMSPLSPGRCHRCPEGGVTAVPRVVSPLSPEWCHRCPQGVTAVPKAMSPLSPEWCHRCPQRVTAVPRVVSPLSPRCHCCPQGVTALPRVSPLSPERCHRCPRGVTTVPGVSPLSPGWCHRCPQGDVTAVPRVVSPLSPRWCHHCPQSDVTAVPRVVAPLSPRCHRCPQGVTTVPRVAPLSPRCHRSPQGVTAVPRVVSPLSPRCHRCPQGDVTAVPRVSPLSPGWCHRCPQSDVTAVPRVSPLSPERCHRCPRGVTAPCPGTSPPPPRAFVTLLSPRGHRASPPPLFILKRLFWHPSGTGVSGGGDRRGQ, encoded by the exons atgtcaccgctgtccccagggtgtcaccgCTGTCCCCAAGGCGatgtcacctctgtccccaagGCGATgtcaccgctgtccccagggcgaTGTCACCGCTGTCCCGAGGGTGGTgtcaccgctgtccccagggt ggtgtcacctctgtccccagagtggtgtcaccgctgtccccagggtgtcaccgCTGTCCCCAAGGCGATGTCACCGCTGTCCCCAGAGTGGTGTCACCGCTGTCCCCAGCGTGTCACCGCTGTCCCCAGAGTGGTGTCACCGCTGTCCCCGcggtgtcactgctgtccccagggtgtcaccgCTCTCCCCAGGGTGTCACCGCTGTCCCCAGAGCGATGTCACCGCTGTCCCCGCGGTGTCACCACTGTCCCCGGGGTgtcaccgctgtccccagggtggtgtcaccgctgtccccagg GCGATGTCACCGCTGTCCCCAGAGTGGTGTCACCGCTGTCCCCAAGGT ggtgtcaccacTGTCCCCAGAGCGATgtcaccgctgtccccagggt ggtggcaccgctgtccccgcggtgtcaccgctgtccccagggtgtcaccactgtccccagggtggcacCGCTGTCCCCGCGGTGTCACCGCTCTCCCCAGGGTGTCACCGCTGTCCCCAGAGTggtgtcacctctgtccccGCGGTGTCACCGCTGTCCCCAAGGCGATgtcaccgctgtccccagggtgtcaccgctgtccccagggt ggtgtcaccgCTGTCCCCAGAGCGATgtcaccgctgtccccagggtgtcaccgCTGTCCCCAGAGCGATGTCACCGCTGTCCCCGCGGTGTCACCGCCCCGTGCCCGGGGACATCCCCGCCCCCACCCCGTGCCTTCGTCACTTTATTGTCCCCGCGGGGTCACCGCGCGTCCCCCCCTCCCTTATTTATACTAAAGAGACTTTTTTGGCACCCGAGTGGCACCGGCGTGTCcgggggaggggacaggaggggacaatga